One stretch of Anaerolineae bacterium DNA includes these proteins:
- a CDS encoding aldehyde ferredoxin oxidoreductase family protein — translation MPYGYAGRILHVNLSEGSLTIEEPDERFYRTYMGGSALAMHYILRDVPAGADPLGPENVLVVSVGVLTGAPISGQSRVMVNAKSPLTGAIGDAQGGGFWPAELKRAGFDAIVVRGQSPKPVYLWLHDGQAELRDASHLWGKITGEAEQAIREELGDPKVEVLQIGPAGEKLVRYAAVMNMSNRAAGRTGMGAVMGSKKLKAIAVRGTGRPEIHDRQALSQLARWGAENVDIIGNTALHGTAFGVPDQQEAGGLPTRNWSSGVFEHYEALSGETMSRTILKERDTCYGCAVRCKRVVEVHEDRWDVDPHYGGPEYETIATLGSYCGIGDLSAVAKGNELCNKYGLDTISAGATIAFAMDCFENGILTTADTGGIELRFGNAEAMVQLLEMIGKREGIGDLLAEGSARAAEKLGRGAERYVVAVKKQELPAHMPEVKRSLATIYSVNPFGADHMSHEHDPSYEPSAAPMKLERLASLDLLTPEDALVLDQGKVRFAYYTECFYSLLDTVGTCQFVWGPGWQIYGPSQLVEAMRAVTGWDVTLFELMKVGERRLHMMRAFNTREGLTRKDDWLPRRCFEPKKGGASDGYAITQEELSRSLDWYYQMAGLDEEGRSTRAKLMELDLEWVADILP, via the coding sequence GTGCCTTACGGATACGCGGGCCGCATACTGCACGTCAACTTGAGCGAAGGCAGCCTGACCATCGAAGAGCCCGATGAGCGCTTCTATCGCACATACATGGGTGGCAGCGCCCTGGCTATGCACTACATACTGAGGGATGTGCCGGCTGGAGCCGACCCCCTGGGGCCCGAGAATGTGCTCGTGGTTTCCGTGGGCGTCCTGACCGGAGCGCCCATCAGCGGTCAGAGCCGGGTCATGGTCAACGCTAAGAGCCCGCTCACCGGGGCCATCGGCGACGCTCAGGGCGGAGGCTTCTGGCCTGCCGAACTCAAGCGAGCAGGCTTTGACGCCATCGTCGTGCGCGGCCAGTCGCCCAAGCCGGTCTACCTCTGGCTGCACGACGGGCAGGCCGAGCTCCGCGACGCCTCGCACTTGTGGGGCAAGATCACCGGCGAGGCCGAGCAGGCCATCCGCGAGGAGCTGGGCGATCCCAAGGTGGAAGTGCTGCAGATCGGACCTGCCGGGGAGAAACTGGTCCGCTATGCCGCGGTGATGAACATGAGCAACCGCGCTGCCGGCCGCACCGGCATGGGCGCCGTCATGGGTTCCAAGAAGCTCAAGGCCATCGCCGTGCGCGGCACAGGCCGGCCCGAGATCCACGACCGCCAGGCCCTTAGCCAGTTGGCCCGCTGGGGTGCCGAGAACGTGGACATCATCGGCAATACCGCCCTGCACGGCACCGCCTTCGGCGTGCCGGACCAGCAGGAGGCGGGCGGCCTTCCCACGCGGAACTGGTCCAGTGGAGTCTTCGAGCATTACGAGGCTCTCAGCGGCGAGACCATGTCCAGGACCATCCTCAAGGAGCGGGACACCTGCTACGGCTGCGCCGTGCGCTGCAAACGAGTGGTGGAAGTGCACGAAGACCGCTGGGACGTGGATCCTCACTATGGCGGTCCCGAGTACGAGACCATCGCCACCCTTGGCAGCTACTGCGGCATCGGCGACCTGTCTGCCGTGGCGAAGGGCAATGAGCTCTGCAATAAGTACGGGCTGGACACCATCTCCGCCGGGGCCACCATCGCTTTTGCCATGGACTGCTTCGAGAACGGCATCCTGACGACGGCGGACACGGGTGGCATCGAGCTGCGCTTCGGCAACGCGGAGGCCATGGTCCAGTTGCTGGAGATGATCGGCAAGCGCGAGGGCATTGGTGACCTCTTGGCAGAGGGAAGCGCCCGCGCCGCGGAGAAGCTGGGGCGAGGAGCTGAGCGATACGTCGTCGCGGTGAAGAAGCAGGAGCTGCCCGCCCACATGCCCGAGGTGAAGCGCTCCCTGGCTACCATCTACTCCGTCAACCCCTTCGGCGCTGATCATATGTCTCACGAGCACGACCCCTCGTACGAGCCTTCGGCCGCGCCCATGAAGCTCGAGCGGCTTGCCAGTCTCGACCTTCTCACGCCCGAGGACGCCCTTGTCCTGGACCAGGGAAAGGTGCGCTTCGCCTATTACACCGAGTGCTTCTACAGCCTCCTGGATACGGTGGGCACCTGCCAGTTCGTGTGGGGGCCCGGGTGGCAGATCTATGGGCCATCGCAATTGGTGGAGGCCATGCGCGCTGTCACCGGCTGGGACGTGACCCTCTTCGAGCTGATGAAAGTGGGCGAGAGAAGGCTGCACATGATGAGAGCCTTCAATACCCGCGAGGGGCTGACGCGCAAGGACGATTGGCTACCCCGACGCTGCTTTGAGCCCAAGAAGGGTGGGGCATCGGATGGCTACGCCATCACCCAAGAGGAGCTGAGTCGTTCGCTGGACTGGTACTACCAGATGGCTGGCCTGGACGAGGAGGGCCGCAGCACCCGAGCCAAGTTGATGGAACTGGACCTGGAGTGGGTGGCCGACATCCTTCCATAG
- a CDS encoding ABC transporter permease encodes MSVPARRFPIPTRHYPRRHPPIRRPSLLDLPVARAGMALLILIAAAVVVGPAVVGRSPEAVQVEAALRPPQSAYPLGTDMFGRDVLSRLLHGGRLSLGAGVAAVLVALVAGSFLGIVAGYRGGLLDELISAGANVLLAFPGLLLALVLTWLLGRGIENAALGVAVAGVPVYIRLARARVRQLRRAAYVRAAQAVGAREGRILLRHILPNAASQLISVAVLDLGWAILHVSAISFLGVGARPPQPEWGLMLAESRSYLRQAPWLGVAPGAAIAATVLAANLLADAVQVRLDPAGPYHLRPARG; translated from the coding sequence GTGAGCGTGCCGGCGCGCCGGTTCCCCATACCCACCCGCCATTACCCGCGGCGCCATCCACCCATCCGGCGCCCATCGCTTCTGGACCTGCCTGTAGCCCGGGCCGGAATGGCACTTCTGATTCTCATCGCTGCGGCGGTGGTGGTGGGGCCGGCGGTGGTGGGGCGGAGCCCCGAGGCAGTCCAGGTGGAGGCGGCCCTCCGTCCGCCTCAGTCGGCCTACCCTCTGGGGACTGACATGTTCGGCAGGGACGTGCTGAGCAGGCTGCTCCACGGCGGCAGGCTATCCCTGGGTGCGGGCGTGGCCGCCGTCCTGGTGGCCCTCGTGGCGGGCTCGTTTCTGGGCATCGTGGCCGGCTACCGGGGCGGGTTACTGGATGAGCTAATCTCCGCCGGAGCCAATGTGCTGCTGGCCTTCCCCGGGCTGCTGTTGGCGCTGGTGCTCACGTGGCTTCTGGGGCGAGGGATCGAGAACGCGGCGCTAGGGGTAGCGGTCGCCGGCGTTCCCGTCTACATCAGGCTGGCCCGGGCTCGTGTGCGCCAACTGCGGAGGGCGGCGTACGTGCGAGCGGCTCAGGCGGTCGGGGCCCGGGAGGGTCGAATACTACTACGTCACATTCTGCCCAACGCCGCCTCTCAGCTCATATCCGTGGCAGTGCTGGACCTGGGATGGGCCATCCTCCACGTCTCCGCCATATCGTTCTTGGGCGTGGGCGCCCGCCCGCCTCAGCCGGAGTGGGGGCTCATGCTAGCGGAGTCCCGGTCGTATCTGCGGCAGGCGCCATGGCTGGGAGTGGCCCCAGGGGCCGCCATCGCCGCAACCGTCCTGGCCGCCAACCTCTTGGCCGACGCGGTTCAGGTACGACTCGACCCCGCTGGTCCCTATCACCTTCGCCCGGCGAGGGGCTGA
- a CDS encoding ABC transporter permease, with protein sequence MRPAQIPRRLAGLSLSLLAVVTAVFLMMRALPGDPVEAMLAEAGAPPEQVQLWRRRYGLDRSLAIQYVLYLGSLARGDLGESILYRRPVTTLIGEQFPSTAALSLAAFAVALVLGGSLGMAGALGRGTPLDWLSRLLAVGSVSLPTYWTGILAVMAFSAGLRWFPASGEGSWRHLVLPALTLGLASAGVVARVTRVAVLEAASSPHVQVARSKGLPDGLLLVRHVLRNAAPTVVTLLGLQAGFLLAGTAITETVFSRRGVGRLLVQAVVTKDYPLAQGCIMFAALTYTLANAISDVAAAWLDPRVREP encoded by the coding sequence GTGCGCCCGGCTCAGATTCCCAGGCGCCTGGCTGGCCTGTCGCTGTCCTTGCTGGCGGTGGTGACGGCCGTCTTCCTCATGATGCGGGCCCTACCGGGCGATCCGGTGGAGGCCATGTTGGCGGAGGCAGGGGCACCCCCAGAGCAGGTCCAGCTATGGCGACGCCGGTATGGTCTGGACCGTTCCCTCGCTATCCAGTACGTGCTCTACCTCGGATCGCTAGCGCGGGGCGACCTGGGCGAGTCCATACTGTATCGGCGCCCAGTGACGACGCTCATCGGGGAGCAGTTCCCCAGTACTGCGGCTCTGTCACTGGCTGCCTTCGCGGTGGCTCTGGTGCTGGGGGGGAGCCTGGGTATGGCCGGAGCTTTGGGTCGTGGCACGCCACTGGACTGGCTGTCGCGCCTGCTGGCGGTGGGTAGTGTGTCGCTGCCCACCTACTGGACGGGCATACTGGCGGTCATGGCCTTCAGCGCTGGCCTGCGATGGTTTCCCGCCAGCGGCGAGGGCTCGTGGCGGCACTTAGTGCTGCCTGCGTTGACCCTCGGGCTCGCCTCGGCAGGGGTAGTGGCTCGGGTGACGCGAGTAGCGGTGCTGGAGGCAGCATCGTCACCTCACGTTCAGGTGGCGCGGTCCAAGGGGCTTCCCGATGGGCTTCTGTTGGTGCGACACGTGCTGCGCAACGCTGCCCCCACAGTGGTCACACTCCTGGGCCTACAAGCCGGTTTCCTTCTCGCTGGCACTGCCATCACCGAGACAGTCTTCTCCCGCCGGGGGGTCGGCCGGCTGCTGGTGCAGGCCGTCGTGACCAAGGACTACCCCCTGGCTCAGGGGTGCATCATGTTCGCCGCCCTCACGTACACGCTGGCGAACGCGATCAGTGACGTCGCCGCGGCCTGGTTGGATCCGAGGGTCCGCGAACCGTGA